A DNA window from Clavibacter sepedonicus contains the following coding sequences:
- a CDS encoding SIP domain-containing protein → MAGSTRTRAAKGTKRRVLFVTDETGLDQTQAALAALPLCTRGSVFVEVPDASVEVALAHPPRMVVTVIARDGRGVDGEPAAPMTAVARAVGAWASEMMVFAAPISDEHPVTEVSVLLGGHVGGHDDLLHLLATR, encoded by the coding sequence ATGGCCGGATCCACCCGCACGCGCGCCGCGAAGGGCACGAAGCGCCGGGTGCTGTTCGTCACCGACGAGACCGGCCTCGACCAGACGCAGGCCGCGCTCGCGGCTCTGCCCCTGTGTACCCGCGGCAGCGTGTTCGTGGAGGTGCCCGACGCGTCCGTCGAGGTCGCGCTCGCGCACCCGCCGCGCATGGTCGTCACCGTCATCGCGCGTGATGGCCGCGGGGTCGACGGCGAGCCCGCCGCGCCCATGACGGCGGTCGCGCGCGCGGTCGGTGCGTGGGCCAGCGAGATGATGGTGTTCGCCGCGCCGATCTCCGATGAGCACCCGGTCACCGAGGTCAGCGTTCTGCTCGGCGGGCACGTCGGCGGCCACGACGACCTGCTGCACCTGCTCGCGACGCGCTGA
- a CDS encoding SDR family NAD(P)-dependent oxidoreductase, which translates to MTGPLDGRTVVITGASSGIGRIAARELHARGADVVVVGRDPERTRGIAAELGARHAIADMDRLDEVRALAATLLATCPRIHVLALNAGSLVPRRATTTDGHETTFQRNVLAPFLLTRLLLPRLEETQDALGGDASPVRVIGTASRANLWGRVRLDDLDWRKRPWSGGWQAYGTSKAMMILMMRTLAERVGPRGIEACSFHPGLVRTSFGSDSTVMKALLALSMGAYGISAEAGAVPLVQLVSVPDLAAPNGTYYDQLTPDGKTTAQAADPQLGRDLWAALELASGTDGPVRR; encoded by the coding sequence GTGACCGGGCCGCTCGACGGCCGCACCGTCGTCATCACGGGCGCGAGCTCCGGCATCGGCCGCATCGCCGCCCGGGAGCTACACGCGCGCGGGGCCGACGTCGTCGTGGTCGGGCGCGATCCCGAGCGCACGCGCGGCATCGCGGCCGAGCTGGGCGCGCGGCACGCCATCGCCGACATGGACCGGCTCGACGAGGTGCGCGCCCTGGCGGCGACGCTCCTCGCGACCTGCCCGCGGATCCACGTGCTGGCCCTCAACGCCGGCAGCCTCGTGCCGCGGCGCGCGACGACGACGGACGGCCACGAGACGACGTTCCAGCGCAACGTCCTCGCGCCGTTCCTCCTCACGCGCCTGCTCCTCCCCCGCCTCGAGGAGACGCAGGACGCGCTCGGCGGGGACGCGAGCCCGGTGCGCGTCATCGGCACCGCGAGCCGCGCGAACCTGTGGGGACGCGTGCGCCTCGACGACCTCGACTGGCGGAAGCGCCCGTGGTCCGGCGGCTGGCAGGCGTACGGCACGTCGAAGGCGATGATGATCCTGATGATGCGCACGCTCGCCGAGCGCGTCGGCCCGCGCGGCATCGAGGCGTGCTCGTTCCACCCGGGGCTCGTGCGCACGTCGTTCGGATCCGACAGCACCGTGATGAAGGCGCTCCTCGCGCTCTCGATGGGCGCCTACGGCATCTCCGCGGAGGCCGGTGCCGTGCCCCTCGTGCAGCTCGTGTCGGTGCCCGACCTGGCGGCGCCGAACGGCACGTACTACGACCAGCTCACGCCCGACGGCAAGACGACCGCGCAGGCCGCGGACCCGCAGCTCGGCCGGGACCTCTGGGCGGCGCTGGAGCTCGCGTCCGGGACCGACGGACCCGTTCGGCGCTGA
- a CDS encoding dihydrolipoyl dehydrogenase family protein, with product MTSYDLIVIGAGPVGENVADRAKQGGLSVLVVESELVGGECSYWACMPSKALLRSGSALRAARAVAGSREAVTGELDVAAVLERRNSFTSSWDDQGQVSWLEGIGIELARGHGRISGPRRVTVTAPDGSVAEHEAAHAVVVSTGTAALLPDIPGLAEAQPWTSREATSVEVVPTSIVVIGGGVVAAEMATAYASLGSAVTIVARSGLLGGQEPFAGELVGDSLKGMGVDVRLGASPSRVARDGDEVTVELSDGSSVTAAEVLVATGRTPRTEDLGLDTVGLEAGAYLDVDDTMLVTGGVNAESPWLYAVGDVNHRALLTHQGKYQARAAGEVIAARATGGTVDDSPWGVHVATADHRAVPQVTFTDPEVASVGLTAKAADDAGIRARVVDYDLGSVAGSSLHADGYAGQGRMVVDEDRGVIVGVTFVGPDVAELLHSATIAVVGEVPLARLWHAVPSYPTISEVWLRLLETYGRPTA from the coding sequence ATGACCTCCTACGACCTCATCGTCATCGGTGCCGGCCCCGTCGGCGAGAACGTCGCCGACCGCGCGAAGCAGGGCGGGCTCTCCGTGCTCGTCGTCGAGTCCGAGCTCGTGGGAGGCGAGTGCTCCTACTGGGCCTGCATGCCGAGCAAGGCGCTCCTCCGCTCCGGCAGCGCCCTCCGTGCGGCGCGCGCCGTCGCCGGATCGAGGGAGGCCGTCACGGGCGAGCTCGACGTCGCCGCGGTGCTCGAGCGCCGCAACTCCTTCACCAGCTCCTGGGACGACCAGGGCCAGGTGAGCTGGCTCGAGGGCATCGGCATCGAACTCGCGCGCGGCCACGGCCGCATCTCCGGGCCGCGCCGCGTCACGGTCACCGCGCCCGACGGATCCGTCGCCGAGCACGAGGCGGCGCACGCCGTCGTCGTCTCCACCGGCACCGCCGCGCTCCTCCCCGACATCCCGGGCCTCGCCGAGGCGCAGCCCTGGACGAGTCGCGAGGCCACCAGCGTGGAGGTCGTTCCGACCTCCATCGTCGTCATCGGCGGCGGCGTGGTCGCGGCGGAGATGGCCACCGCGTACGCCTCGCTCGGCAGCGCCGTCACGATCGTCGCCCGCAGCGGCCTGCTCGGCGGGCAGGAGCCCTTCGCGGGCGAGCTCGTCGGCGACAGCCTGAAGGGCATGGGCGTCGATGTGCGCCTCGGCGCCTCGCCCTCCCGCGTCGCTCGCGACGGCGACGAGGTCACGGTCGAGCTGTCCGACGGATCCTCCGTCACGGCCGCCGAGGTGCTCGTCGCCACCGGCCGCACCCCGCGCACCGAGGACCTGGGCCTCGACACCGTGGGCCTCGAGGCCGGCGCCTACCTCGACGTGGACGACACGATGCTCGTCACGGGCGGGGTCAACGCGGAGTCGCCGTGGCTGTACGCCGTCGGCGACGTCAACCACCGTGCGCTCCTCACCCACCAGGGCAAGTACCAGGCGCGCGCCGCCGGCGAGGTCATCGCCGCGCGCGCGACCGGCGGCACCGTCGACGACTCCCCGTGGGGCGTGCACGTCGCGACGGCCGACCACCGGGCCGTCCCGCAGGTCACGTTCACTGACCCGGAGGTCGCGAGCGTCGGCCTCACGGCGAAGGCGGCGGACGACGCCGGGATCCGCGCGCGCGTCGTCGACTACGACCTCGGATCCGTCGCGGGCTCGAGCCTGCACGCCGACGGCTACGCGGGGCAGGGGCGCATGGTCGTCGACGAGGACCGCGGCGTGATCGTCGGCGTCACCTTCGTCGGACCCGACGTCGCCGAGCTCCTGCACTCGGCCACCATCGCGGTCGTCGGCGAGGTGCCGCTCGCGCGGCTCTGGCACGCGGTGCCGTCGTACCCGACCATCAGCGAGGTGTGGCTGCGCCTGCTCGAGACGTACGGCCGGCCGACCGCGTGA
- a CDS encoding crotonase/enoyl-CoA hydratase family protein, whose protein sequence is MSDDARTASTADHPADDAPRVRVERRGHLLLIGLDRPAKRNAADMRMLRELASAYGLLDRDPELRVGVVHAIGDHFTGGLDLADVAPHIGRGPGGGLDTVPEDGVDPWRMAGDGVGKPVVLAVQGTCLTLGIELALASDVVVAASGTRFGQIEVARGILPFGGATLRFPAVAGWADAMRWILTGDPFDAEEARRMRIVQLVVPDGEQLDAAIGIAERIAAQAPLAVQATLRNARAALRDGHEAAAAALPVELVRLASSEDAARGMRAAADRRPADFVGR, encoded by the coding sequence GTGAGCGACGACGCCCGCACCGCATCCACCGCCGACCACCCGGCCGACGACGCACCGCGCGTGCGCGTCGAGCGGCGCGGGCACCTGCTGCTCATCGGACTCGACCGGCCGGCCAAGCGCAACGCCGCCGACATGCGGATGCTCCGCGAGCTCGCGAGCGCGTACGGCCTGCTCGACCGCGATCCCGAGCTGCGGGTAGGCGTCGTGCACGCGATCGGCGACCACTTCACGGGCGGGCTCGACCTCGCCGACGTGGCGCCGCACATCGGTCGCGGACCCGGCGGCGGCCTCGACACGGTGCCGGAGGACGGCGTCGACCCGTGGCGGATGGCGGGCGACGGCGTCGGCAAGCCCGTCGTCCTCGCGGTGCAGGGCACGTGCCTCACGCTCGGCATCGAGCTGGCGCTCGCGAGCGACGTGGTGGTGGCGGCCTCGGGCACGCGGTTCGGGCAGATCGAGGTCGCGCGCGGGATCCTCCCGTTCGGCGGCGCGACCCTCCGCTTCCCCGCGGTCGCGGGCTGGGCCGACGCCATGCGCTGGATCCTCACAGGCGACCCGTTCGACGCGGAGGAGGCCCGTCGCATGCGCATCGTGCAGCTCGTGGTGCCCGACGGCGAGCAGCTGGATGCGGCGATCGGCATCGCCGAGCGCATCGCCGCGCAGGCCCCGCTGGCCGTGCAGGCGACGCTCCGCAACGCCCGCGCAGCGCTCCGCGACGGGCACGAGGCCGCGGCCGCCGCGCTCCCCGTCGAGCTCGTGCGGCTCGCCTCCTCCGAGGACGCGGCGCGCGGCATGCGGGCGGCAGCCGACCGGCGTCCCGCGGACTTCGTCGGCCGCTGA
- a CDS encoding arginase family protein, whose translation MPASFVVVPQWQGSGSSRAMRLADGAEAIRGDLPASATHVVEVPVEAGESLGTGVLRYASLLAVRTRQEAALRAASAAGAGPLVTIGGDCGVEIASIGHAAAAHPGLAVVWLDAHADLNSPASSPTGAFHGMVLRAAIGEGVDGLELPAGAVTADRVVLAGVRALDDAESDLVDARGITLLGVDAVGPEALVAAVSATGATDVYVHVDLDVLDPGAMSGVGHPEPFGLDVPAVTESIKAMRRSFGLAGAGITEFAPSSPAAAVDDMGTILRIIGALTGPV comes from the coding sequence GTGCCCGCCTCCTTCGTCGTCGTCCCCCAATGGCAGGGCTCGGGCTCGTCCCGCGCCATGAGGCTCGCGGACGGGGCGGAGGCGATACGCGGCGACCTGCCGGCGTCCGCCACGCACGTCGTCGAGGTGCCCGTCGAGGCCGGCGAGTCGCTCGGCACGGGCGTGCTCCGCTACGCGTCGCTCCTCGCGGTGCGCACCCGCCAGGAGGCGGCGCTGCGGGCGGCGTCCGCGGCCGGTGCGGGTCCGCTCGTCACCATCGGCGGCGACTGCGGGGTGGAGATCGCGTCCATCGGGCACGCCGCCGCCGCGCATCCCGGCCTCGCGGTGGTGTGGCTCGACGCGCACGCCGACCTCAACTCCCCCGCCTCCTCGCCGACCGGGGCCTTCCACGGGATGGTGCTGCGCGCCGCCATCGGCGAGGGCGTCGACGGCCTGGAGCTGCCCGCAGGCGCCGTCACGGCCGACCGCGTCGTGCTCGCCGGCGTGCGCGCGCTCGACGACGCCGAGTCCGACCTGGTGGACGCGCGCGGCATCACGCTGCTCGGCGTCGACGCCGTGGGGCCGGAGGCGCTCGTCGCCGCCGTCTCGGCGACCGGCGCCACCGACGTGTACGTCCACGTCGACCTCGACGTGCTCGACCCGGGCGCCATGTCCGGAGTCGGCCACCCGGAGCCGTTCGGGCTCGACGTGCCGGCCGTCACCGAGTCGATCAAGGCGATGCGCCGGTCGTTCGGGCTCGCCGGCGCCGGGATCACGGAGTTCGCCCCCTCCTCCCCCGCGGCGGCCGTGGACGACATGGGCACCATCCTGCGGATCATCGGGGCGCTGACCGGGCCGGTCTGA
- a CDS encoding NADPH-dependent F420 reductase, with protein sequence MTNIGIIGAGLIGSQLARLFTSTGHDVVIANSRGPETLTDLIDELGDRARAATVEEVAEAGEIVVVTIPLKNIDSVPVAPLAGKIVIDTDNYYPERDGNIAELDDETTTTAEMLQRHLPESKVVKAFNHIYAADLTEHGTPAGTPGRRALVIAGDDADAKATVTSILDSFGYDAVDAGPLAEGWRIQRDTPGYGPALDADGLRTALTEAKRYRDME encoded by the coding sequence ATGACCAACATCGGAATCATCGGCGCCGGACTCATCGGCAGCCAGCTCGCCCGCCTGTTCACCTCCACCGGCCACGACGTGGTGATCGCCAACTCCCGCGGCCCCGAGACCCTCACCGACCTGATCGACGAGCTGGGCGACCGCGCCCGCGCCGCCACCGTCGAGGAGGTCGCCGAGGCCGGCGAGATCGTCGTCGTGACCATCCCGCTGAAGAACATCGACAGCGTCCCCGTCGCGCCCCTCGCGGGCAAGATCGTGATCGACACGGACAACTACTACCCCGAGCGCGACGGGAACATCGCCGAGCTCGACGACGAGACCACGACGACCGCGGAGATGCTGCAGCGGCACCTGCCCGAGTCGAAGGTCGTCAAGGCGTTCAACCACATCTACGCCGCCGACCTCACGGAGCACGGCACGCCCGCCGGCACGCCGGGCCGCCGCGCGCTCGTGATCGCGGGCGACGACGCCGACGCGAAGGCGACCGTCACCTCGATCCTCGACTCCTTCGGCTACGACGCGGTCGACGCGGGACCGCTCGCGGAGGGCTGGCGCATCCAGCGCGACACCCCCGGATACGGCCCGGCGCTCGACGCCGACGGCCTCCGCACCGCGCTCACCGAGGCGAAGCGCTACCGCGACATGGAGTAG
- a CDS encoding PspA/IM30 family protein, whose amino-acid sequence MSKQSILGRIAQLAKANINNLIDQAEDPQLMLDQMVRDYTESIREAESAVAQTIGNLRMIEDDHREDVQAAQDWGRKALAASQKADEYRGAGNTPNADKFDALARVALQRQMQSESEAKGAEPTIASQTEVVEKLKQGLDTMRGKLQQLSSKRDELNARQKTVQAQSQVQDAMKSIDIMDPTSEVSRFEQKIRREEARVRGAEELQASSLDAQFEELEDLGELTEVEARLAALKSGGSAPKQVTSGE is encoded by the coding sequence ATGTCCAAGCAGTCCATCCTCGGCCGCATCGCCCAGCTCGCGAAGGCCAACATCAACAACCTCATCGACCAGGCCGAGGACCCGCAGCTCATGCTGGACCAGATGGTCCGCGACTACACGGAGAGCATCCGCGAGGCCGAGAGCGCCGTCGCCCAGACCATCGGCAACCTCCGCATGATCGAGGACGACCACCGCGAGGACGTCCAGGCCGCGCAGGACTGGGGTCGCAAGGCCCTCGCCGCGAGCCAGAAGGCGGACGAGTACCGGGGCGCCGGCAACACCCCCAACGCCGACAAGTTCGACGCGCTCGCCCGCGTCGCCCTCCAGCGCCAGATGCAGTCGGAGAGCGAGGCGAAGGGCGCCGAGCCCACCATCGCGTCGCAGACCGAGGTCGTCGAGAAGCTCAAGCAGGGTCTCGACACCATGCGCGGCAAGCTGCAGCAGCTGTCGTCGAAGCGCGACGAGCTGAACGCCCGCCAGAAGACGGTACAGGCGCAGTCGCAGGTGCAGGACGCCATGAAGAGCATCGACATCATGGACCCGACCAGCGAGGTCAGCCGCTTCGAGCAGAAGATCCGCCGCGAGGAGGCCCGCGTCCGCGGCGCCGAGGAGCTGCAGGCCTCCAGCCTCGACGCGCAGTTCGAGGAGCTCGAGGACCTCGGCGAGCTGACCGAGGTCGAGGCGCGCCTGGCCGCCCTCAAGTCCGGCGGATCCGCGCCGAAGCAGGTCACGTCCGGCGAGTAG
- a CDS encoding TPM domain-containing protein codes for MPRSARLLGAALALGLAGALVPQMAQATEPVDFGGATILDQADAVTPAQEQQIQQAIDQLQQQTGVTLHVAYVDTFTGASDAKAWGQETKQANSFGSSDALLAVAVDGREYAFPTGQVSGDQESFETTVIVPQLRADDWSGAAVATAQGMESVARTGSVADTRTTPSGGNDSGIDFGLVLLLVLGAILVAAVGTTLVGRRRKRKAIAATRQVALAEMRTAEQRAGSMLVQLDDALETSEQEVGFAEAEFGSGAVGPYREVLVSAGGKVREAFALKQKLDDTIEDTDEERRTWAARIVDLCEEARAELDAQAESFEELRALEKNAPQTLAAIVTDAEALKTRIERTQEAVDLLGRRYAGPSMTTVTGNVDQARSLLSFATDTAQEAAEAIRAGDRASTGEIAVKVRAAQQAVGQAGKLLDGVDRVSSDLEHASTRVQEEIADVRSDIQDARAAQRGGRMPELTRLVEAAEQAIADAKPLQGRLADPLTSVTLLQEAEARLDEALAPVREQQEQVQRAIGYLPRALSTAESQVATARDFISTRRGGVGEEARTRLAHAQRALDDAHEAAPRDPVRAVAASQAATAYSAQAIEAAQRDLDQGGGYGGYGGGGGLMGGGSGIGGAVVGGIIGGLLSGGGGGGGWGGGGGFGGGSFGGGGGGFGGGGGGGFGGGGGGGFGGGGGGGSF; via the coding sequence ATGCCGCGGTCCGCGAGATTGCTGGGGGCCGCGCTCGCGCTCGGCCTGGCCGGGGCCCTGGTGCCCCAGATGGCGCAGGCCACGGAGCCGGTCGACTTCGGCGGGGCGACGATCCTCGACCAGGCCGACGCGGTGACGCCCGCGCAGGAGCAGCAGATCCAGCAGGCGATCGACCAGCTCCAGCAGCAGACCGGCGTCACGCTGCACGTCGCGTACGTGGACACCTTCACCGGGGCGTCGGATGCAAAGGCCTGGGGCCAGGAGACGAAGCAGGCGAACAGCTTCGGCAGCTCCGACGCCCTGCTCGCCGTGGCCGTCGACGGCCGCGAGTACGCCTTCCCCACGGGCCAGGTGTCGGGTGACCAGGAGTCATTCGAGACGACCGTGATCGTGCCCCAGCTCCGGGCCGACGACTGGTCGGGCGCCGCCGTGGCGACCGCCCAGGGCATGGAGTCGGTCGCGCGCACCGGCAGCGTCGCCGACACCCGCACCACCCCCTCCGGCGGGAACGACTCCGGCATCGACTTCGGGCTGGTCCTCCTCCTCGTGCTCGGCGCGATCCTGGTGGCCGCCGTCGGCACGACGCTCGTCGGCCGCCGGAGGAAGCGGAAGGCGATCGCCGCGACGCGCCAGGTCGCGCTCGCGGAGATGCGCACGGCCGAGCAGCGCGCGGGCAGCATGCTCGTGCAGCTCGACGACGCGCTCGAGACCAGCGAGCAGGAGGTCGGCTTCGCGGAGGCGGAGTTCGGATCCGGCGCGGTCGGCCCCTACCGCGAGGTGCTCGTCTCGGCGGGCGGCAAGGTCCGCGAGGCCTTCGCGCTCAAGCAGAAGCTCGACGACACGATCGAGGACACCGACGAGGAGCGCCGCACCTGGGCCGCCCGCATCGTCGACCTGTGCGAGGAGGCGCGGGCCGAGCTCGACGCGCAGGCCGAGTCCTTCGAGGAGCTGCGCGCGCTCGAGAAGAACGCGCCGCAGACGCTCGCCGCCATCGTCACCGACGCGGAGGCACTGAAGACGCGGATCGAGCGGACGCAGGAGGCGGTCGATCTGCTCGGCCGCCGCTACGCCGGCCCGTCGATGACGACCGTCACCGGCAACGTCGACCAGGCCCGCTCGCTCCTCTCCTTCGCGACCGACACCGCGCAGGAGGCCGCCGAGGCGATCCGCGCGGGCGACCGCGCCTCGACCGGCGAGATCGCCGTCAAGGTGCGCGCGGCGCAGCAGGCGGTCGGCCAGGCGGGCAAGCTCCTCGACGGCGTCGACCGCGTCTCATCCGACCTCGAGCACGCGTCCACGCGCGTGCAGGAGGAGATCGCCGACGTCCGCAGCGACATCCAGGACGCCCGCGCCGCCCAGCGCGGCGGGCGCATGCCGGAGCTGACGCGGCTGGTGGAGGCGGCCGAGCAGGCCATCGCCGACGCGAAGCCGCTGCAGGGCCGGCTCGCGGATCCGCTCACGAGCGTCACGCTGCTGCAGGAGGCGGAGGCGCGTCTCGACGAGGCGCTCGCGCCCGTGCGGGAGCAGCAGGAGCAGGTGCAGCGCGCGATCGGCTACCTCCCGCGCGCGCTCTCGACCGCCGAGAGCCAGGTGGCCACGGCGCGCGACTTCATCTCGACCCGTCGCGGCGGGGTCGGCGAGGAGGCGCGCACGCGCCTCGCCCACGCCCAGCGCGCGCTCGACGACGCGCACGAGGCCGCCCCGCGCGACCCCGTGCGGGCGGTCGCCGCATCGCAGGCCGCCACCGCGTACTCCGCGCAGGCCATCGAGGCCGCACAGCGCGACCTCGACCAGGGCGGCGGATACGGCGGCTACGGCGGGGGCGGCGGTCTCATGGGCGGTGGATCCGGCATCGGCGGCGCGGTCGTCGGCGGCATCATCGGCGGTCTCCTCAGCGGTGGCGGCGGAGGCGGCGGCTGGGGTGGAGGCGGCGGATTCGGCGGAGGCAGCTTCGGCGGAGGCGGCGGCGGATTCGGCGGCGGTGGAGGCGGCGGATTCGGCGGCGGTGGAGGCGGCGGATTCGGCGGGGGCGGCGGAGGCGGCAGCTTCTAG
- a CDS encoding 2'-5' RNA ligase family protein, which yields MSAGSLELTLDAASDAAVRASWRALAGAGLPSLADHAGETNRPHVTLLAADGLGGSADDAVRAVAAAGPLPTLRLGGLVVFGVPPRGLVLARQVVVDAALLDLHARIHAAVDGSPGEADDEDVDVVPHTRPGSWTPHVSLAVRLTGEQLGAALGRIDPLDAPAAGLRRWDPHDRTVTELA from the coding sequence CTGAGCGCCGGCAGCCTCGAGCTCACGCTGGACGCGGCGTCCGACGCCGCGGTCCGCGCATCCTGGCGCGCCCTCGCCGGCGCCGGCCTGCCGAGCCTCGCCGACCACGCCGGGGAGACGAACCGCCCGCACGTGACGCTGCTGGCGGCCGACGGCCTCGGCGGATCCGCGGACGACGCAGTCCGCGCCGTGGCCGCGGCCGGCCCGCTCCCGACGCTCCGCCTCGGCGGGCTCGTGGTCTTCGGCGTCCCACCGCGCGGCCTCGTGCTGGCCCGGCAGGTCGTGGTCGACGCGGCGCTGCTCGACCTGCACGCGCGGATCCACGCGGCCGTCGACGGCTCCCCAGGAGAAGCGGACGACGAGGACGTCGACGTCGTGCCGCACACCCGCCCCGGGTCGTGGACACCGCACGTGTCGCTCGCGGTCCGGCTCACCGGCGAGCAGCTCGGCGCGGCGCTCGGCCGCATCGACCCGCTCGACGCCCCGGCTGCCGGCCTCCGCCGCTGGGACCCGCACGACCGCACCGTGACGGAGCTCGCGTGA
- a CDS encoding antitoxin, with protein MKLSRIAAAATGFLRTSKGQDVGRTAIDRVSGIADKATGSKHADKIQKARQAADDQLRKLGPDGGRGSQGPVPPATPPRR; from the coding sequence GTGAAGCTGTCCCGCATCGCCGCCGCCGCCACCGGCTTCCTGCGCACGTCCAAGGGCCAGGACGTCGGCCGCACCGCCATCGACAGGGTGTCCGGCATCGCCGATAAGGCCACCGGCAGCAAGCACGCCGACAAGATCCAGAAGGCGCGCCAGGCCGCAGACGACCAGCTGCGGAAGCTCGGCCCCGACGGCGGCCGCGGCAGCCAGGGCCCCGTCCCGCCCGCGACACCGCCCCGCCGCTGA
- a CDS encoding PASTA domain-containing protein, giving the protein MPDVSGMTGTEAKNTLENAGFEVDLEADEGFVLDPANWEVVSQLPDAGDDAADGDTITLSVSKPEAEPVAEPTPAATPTEEAAPIAPAAPAVPAEPEALTSGMAMTVCDRMGKEQAPYGWDADFILDGTRMQQDGGWFLKAGVDITNAYDAEGRFTVECFVTGTEDSPTIETFNVY; this is encoded by the coding sequence GTGCCCGACGTCTCCGGCATGACCGGCACCGAGGCGAAGAACACGCTTGAGAACGCCGGGTTCGAGGTCGACCTCGAAGCGGACGAGGGCTTCGTCCTAGACCCGGCCAACTGGGAGGTGGTGTCGCAGCTCCCCGACGCCGGTGACGACGCTGCGGACGGCGACACCATCACCCTGTCGGTGAGCAAGCCCGAAGCGGAACCGGTCGCCGAGCCGACGCCCGCGGCGACTCCGACTGAAGAGGCGGCGCCTATCGCCCCTGCGGCACCGGCCGTGCCGGCGGAACCCGAGGCACTGACGTCAGGCATGGCAATGACCGTCTGCGATCGCATGGGCAAGGAACAGGCACCGTACGGCTGGGACGCCGACTTCATCCTCGACGGAACTCGCATGCAGCAGGACGGTGGGTGGTTCCTGAAGGCAGGCGTCGACATCACGAACGCGTACGACGCCGAGGGCCGCTTCACCGTCGAGTGCTTCGTCACCGGCACGGAAGACTCGCCGACGATCGAGACTTTCAACGTCTACTGA
- a CDS encoding pyridoxine/pyridoxamine 5'-phosphate oxidase, translated as MADDDYSTSVRDLLKGAKPKPHEFPELDPAHLPDDPIDLVIDWIRDAVAHDAAEPNAVVLATADADGRPSARTLLLKDVTPTVDDEPGALWFSSLADSPKGRDLEANPRAALVAYWRERGRQIRATGPVFHGDGEVSARDFLARHPASRAEVIAGDQSEPMPDAAERDARLARARDAVDRDPELVAESWRAYVLQPTVVEFWQATADHGQLRVMYRSGPDGSWTHTLVWP; from the coding sequence ATGGCAGACGACGACTACTCCACCTCGGTCCGCGACCTCCTGAAGGGCGCGAAGCCGAAGCCCCACGAGTTCCCCGAGCTCGACCCGGCGCACCTGCCGGACGACCCGATCGACCTCGTCATCGACTGGATCCGCGACGCCGTCGCCCACGACGCCGCCGAGCCGAACGCGGTCGTCCTCGCGACCGCCGACGCGGACGGCCGCCCGAGCGCGCGCACGCTGCTGCTCAAGGACGTGACGCCCACGGTCGACGACGAGCCCGGCGCCCTGTGGTTCTCCTCGCTCGCCGACAGCCCCAAGGGCCGCGACCTCGAGGCCAACCCGCGCGCGGCGCTCGTCGCGTACTGGCGGGAGCGCGGGCGTCAGATCCGCGCGACCGGTCCCGTCTTCCACGGCGACGGCGAGGTGAGCGCGCGCGACTTCCTCGCGCGGCACCCCGCATCGCGCGCCGAGGTAATCGCGGGCGACCAGAGCGAGCCGATGCCCGACGCCGCCGAGCGCGACGCGCGCCTCGCCCGGGCGCGGGACGCCGTGGACCGGGATCCGGAGCTCGTCGCCGAGTCGTGGCGCGCCTACGTGCTGCAGCCGACGGTCGTCGAGTTCTGGCAGGCGACCGCCGACCACGGGCAGCTGCGGGTCATGTACCGGTCGGGGCCGGACGGATCCTGGACGCACACGCTCGTCTGGCCCTGA